The Rhinolophus ferrumequinum isolate MPI-CBG mRhiFer1 chromosome 6, mRhiFer1_v1.p, whole genome shotgun sequence genome has a window encoding:
- the ACIN1 gene encoding LOW QUALITY PROTEIN: apoptotic chromatin condensation inducer in the nucleus (The sequence of the model RefSeq protein was modified relative to this genomic sequence to represent the inferred CDS: inserted 1 base in 1 codon), translating to MSPADRRCSANTIEXSHYQQPGPPPPPPPERPIQPNSGFAKGINSTSRGRKKIMLSESKEGEEKEEVTMDTSETRPENEVPEPPMPIADQVSNDDRPEGNAEDEEKKESSLPKSFKRKISVLSATKGVPAGNSDTEGGQPGRKRRWGASTATTQKKPSISITTESLKSLIPDIKPLAGQEAVVDLHADDSRISEDETERNGDDGTHDKGLKICRTVTQVVPAEGQENGQREEEEEEKEPEAEAPIPPQVSVEVALPPPVEHEVKKVTLGDTLTRRSISQQKSGVSITIDDPVRTAQVPSPPRGKISNIVHISNLVRPFTLGQLKELLGRTGTLVEEAFWIDKIKSHCFVTYATVEEAVATRTALHGVKWPQSNPKFLCADYAEQDELDYHRGLLVDRPSETKTEEPGVPRPLHPPPPPPIQPPQHPRAEQREQERAVREQWAEREREMERRERTRSEREWDRDKVREGPRSRSRSRDRRRKERAKSKEKKSEKKEKAQEEPPAKLLDDLFRKTKAAPCIYWLPLTDSQIVQKEAERAERAKEREKRRKEQEEEEQKEREKEAERERNRQLEREKRREHSRERDRERERERERDRGDRDRDRERDRERGRERDRRDTKRHSRSRSRSTPVRDRGGRR from the exons ATGTCTCCGGCTGATCGCCGCTGCTCCGCCAATACAATAG CCAGCCACTACCAGCAGCctggccctcctcctcctcctcctccagagaGACCAATCCAGCCGAATTCGGGGTTTGCC AAAGGGATAAACAGCACTtccagggggagaaaaaaaatcatgttatcaGAAAGCAAAGAAGG tgaggagaaggaggaagtgacCATGGACACAAGTGAAACCAGACCTGAAAATGAGGTGCCAGAGCCCCCTATGCCTATTGCAGACCAAGTCAGCAATGATGACCGCCCAGAAGGCAATGCCGAAgatgaggagaagaaagag AGCTCGCTGCCCAAATCATTCAAGAGGAAGATCTCCGTTCTCT CAGCTACCAAGGGGGTGCCAGCTGGAAACAGTGACACAGAGGGGGGCCAGCCTGGTCGGAAGCGGCGTTGGGGAGCCAGCACAGCCACCACACAGAAGAAACCCTCCATCAGTATCACCACTGAATCGCTCAAG AGCCTCATCCCCGACATCAAACCCCTGGCGGGGCAGGAGGCTGTTGTGGATCTTCATGCTGATGACTCCCGAATCTCTGAGGATGAGACAGAGCGTAATGGTGACGATGGGACCCATGACAAGGGGCTGAAAATATGCCGGACTGTCACTCAG GTAGTACCTGCAGAAGGCCAGGAGAAtgggcagagggaagaagaggaagaagagaaggagccGGAAGCAGAAGCCCCTATACCTCCCCAGGTTTCAGTAGAGGTGGCCTTACCTCCACCTGTGGAGCATGAAGTAAAGAAAG TGACTTTAGGAGATACCTTAACTCGCCGGTCCATTAGCCAGCAGAAGTCTGGAGTTTCCATTACAATTGATGACCCGGTCCGTACCGCTCAGGTGCCCTCCCCGCCCCGGGGCAAGATCAGTAACATCGTGCACATCTCCAACTTG GTTCGTCCCTTCACTTTAGGCCAACTGAAGGAATTATTGGGGCGTACGGGAACTCTGGTGGAAGAGGCCTTCTGGATCGACAAGATCAAATCTCATTGCTTTGTAACG TATGCAACAGTAGAGGAAGCAGTTGCCACCCGCACTGCTCTACATGGCGTCAAATGGCCCCAGTCCAATCCCAAATTCCTTTGCGCAGACTATGCCGAGCAAGATGAG CTGGATTATCACCGGGGCCTCTTGGTTGACCGTCCCTCTGAAACTAAGACAGAGGAACCGGGGGTACCACGGCCCCTGCACCCCCCACCACCGCCACCCATCCAGCCGCCACAGCACCCCCGGGCagagcagagggagcaggagCGGGCAGTGCGGGAACAGTGGGCAGAGCGGGAACGGGAAATGGAGCGGCGGGAGCGAACTCGATCAGAGCGTGAATGGGATCGGGACAAAGTTCGAGAAGGGCCGCGATCTCGATCGCGGTCCCGTGACCGCCGCCGCAAGGAACGTGCAAAgtctaaagaaaagaagagcGAGAAGAAAG AGAAAGCTCAGGAGGAACCACCCGCCAAACTTCTGGATGACCTTTTCCGTAAGACCAAGGCAGCTCCCTGCATCTACTGGCTTCCGCTGACTGACAGCCAG ATTGTTCAGAAGGAGGCAGAGCGGGCTGAACGGGCCAAGGAGCGGGAGAAGCGGAGAAAGGAGcaagaagaagaagagcaaaAGGAGCGTGAGAAGGAAGCGGAGCGGGAGCGGAACCGACAGCTGGAGCGGGAGAAGCGTCGAGAGCACAGCAGAGAGAGGGAccgggagagagagagggaacggGAGCGGGACAGGGGGGATCGAGACAGAGATAGGGAAAGGGACCGGGAACGAGGCCGGGAGAGGGACCGCAGAGACACCAAGCGCCACAGCAGGAGCCGGAGTCGGAGCACACCTGTGCGGGACCGGGGTGGGCGCCGCTAG
- the C6H14orf119 gene encoding uncharacterized protein C14orf119 homolog, producing MPLESSSSMQLSFPSQLCLPPVPENFTNSSPPPMSYITSQEMKCILHWFASWSGPQRERFLQDLVAKAVPGKLQPLLEGLEQLSVSGANRPPCIFECQLRLWDQWFRGWAEEERNEFVRQLEVSEPDFVSKFYQAVAATAGKD from the coding sequence ATGCCACTGGAATCATCATCTTCGATGCAACTGTCCTTCCCTTCCCAATTGTGCTTACCACCAGTGCCAGAAAATTTTACTaactcttcccctcccccaatgtcTTACATCACTTCCCAGGAGATGAAGTGTATTCTTCACTGGTTTGCCAGTTGGTCAGGTCCCCAGCGTGAACGTTTCCTACAGGACCTGGTAGCTAAGGCAGTACCAGGAAAATTACAGCCACTGCTGGAAGGTCTGGAGCAGCTCAGTGTGTCGGGAGCAAACCGACCACCTTGTATCTTTGAGTGCCAGCTACGTCTTTGGGATCAGTGGTTTCGAGGTTGGGCTGAGGAGGAGCGCAATGAATTTGTCAGGCAGCTGGAGGTCAGTGAGCCAGACTTCGTGTCAAAGTTTTATCAAGCAGTGGCTGCTACTGCTGGTAAAGACTGA
- the CIROP gene encoding ciliated left-right organizer metallopeptidase codes for MLLSLLLLGAATSRCLHDETQKSVRLLRPPSPQRPSNFRSSSLTLPGSRDPQPLRIQTCYVREPVPEGGWDLERDRMNGESRVLAAVNEAAQRLQGILAVRGPLLLSRDPAQYCHAVWGDPRTPNYHRCSLLNPGYKGESCLGARIPDAHLHGYALWPEQGPPQLVQPDGPGVPNTDFLLYVRVAHTSKCHREPSIIAYAACCQLDSEDRPLAGTIVYCTQQLTSPRLSHSDIVMATLHELLHALGFSGQLFKKWRDCPSGPSVPENCSTRQQVTRRDEWGQLLVTTPSVSRSLAKHLGVHGVSLGVPLEEEQGPLSSHWEARLLQGSIMTATFDGTQRTRLDPITLAAFQDSGWYQVNHSAAQELLWGQGSGLEFGLVTTCGTGSSDFFCTGSGLGCHYLHLDKGSCSSDPVLEGCRMYKPLANRSECWKKENGFPPGADNPHGEIYHSQSRCFLANLTSQLFPGDKARQRSHVPHLKEVALTGRCYLHHCTERGAYNVQVEGSPWASCLPGKAIQIPGYYGLLFCPRGRLCQTNEGTDASTAPPVSLASQDLSLQLSLGLAGPPGHSLGKEEREELAEAVLQALVSRGGTGRCYFHSPSLTSGLVFSVHMWQSPGCQGPSVGMLHRALTLTLQKQPLEVYYGGATFTTEYSKLLVPLRHNPSMTCLSLTLGLCLALLILVGALGTVAYQKRATLQVGPSTPHHSSELQGTRGPAGGIREV; via the exons ATGCTGCTGTCGCTGCTTCTCCTGGGGGCTGCCACAAGCAGATGTCTACATGATGAGACACAGAAGTCGGTGCGCCTTCTCAGGCCCCCTTCCCCTCAACGTCCCTCAAACTTCCGCTcttcctccctcaccctccctggCTCCCGTGATCCTCAGCCCCTCCGAATTCAAACCTGCTATGTAAGAGAACCTGTGCCAGAGGGAGGTTGGGATCTGGAGAGAGACAGGATGAATGGGGAATCCCGAGTGCTGGCCGCAGTGAACGAGGCCGCCCAGCGACTCCAGGGTATCCTAGCAG TGCGAGGACCCCTGCTTCTGAGTCGAGACCCTGCACAATACTGCCATGCTGTCTGGGGAGACCCACGTACCCCAAACTATCACAG GTGCAGCCTCTTGAACCCCGGGTACAAAGGAGAGAGTTGCCTGGGGGCGAGG ATCCCTGATGCCCATCTCCACGGTTATGCCTTGTGGCCGGAGCAGGGTCCTCCACAACTGGTCCAGCCAGACGGGCCTGGGGTCCCAAACACTGATTTTCTCCTGTATGTGCGGGTTGCCCATACTTCCAAGTGCCATCGAGAG CCGTCTATCATTGCCTATGCTGCCTGCTGCCAGCTGGACTCCGAAGACAGACCCCTTGCTGGTACCATTGTCTACTGTACCCAACAGCTCACCAGCCCCCGTCTCAGCCACAGTGACATCGTCATG GCCACACTGCACGAATTGCTCCATGCCCTGGGTTTCTCTGGACAGCTCTTCAAGAAGTGGCGGGATTGCCCCTCAGGACCCAGTG TTCCAGAGAACTGTTCTACAAGGCAACAGGTGACAAGGCGAGATGAGTGGGGACAGCTGCTTGTCACCACCCCATCTGTTAGCCGCAGCCTGGCCAAACATTTGGGAGTGCATGGGGTTTCACTGGGTGTGCCCTTGGAAGAAGAG CAGGGCCCCTTGTCTTCACACTGGGAGGCCCGACTACTCCAGGGCTCTATAATGACTGCCACCTTCGACGGTACCCAGCGCACTCGACTGGACCCCATCACTCTTGCTGCCTTCCAAGACTCAGGGTGGTACCAAGTCAACCACAGTGCTGCTCAGGAGCTGCTGTGGGGCCAGG GATCTGGCCTGGAATTTGGCCTGGTGACCACATGTGGGACTGGCTCCTCAGACTTCTTCTGTAccggcag TGGACTGGGCTGCCACTACCTGCACCTGGACAAGGGAAGCTGCTCCTCAGACCCCGTGCTGGAAGGCTGCCGCATGTACAAGCCCTTGGCCAACAGG AGTGAATGctggaagaaggaaaatggaTTCCCACCTGGGGCAGACAATCCCCACGGGGAGATCTATCATTCCCAGAGTCGTTGCTTCCTTGCCAACCTCACGTCACAACTGTTCCCTGGGGACAAGGCCCGGCAGCGTTCTCACGTCCCACACCTGAAGGAAGTGGCGCTCACTGGCCGATGCTACTTACATCACTGCACAGAGAGGGGGGCTTACAACGTTCAGGTGGAGGGATCCCCCTGGGCCTCATGTCTTCCAGGAAAGGCTATTCAG ATACCTGGGTACTACGGTCTTCTCTTCTGTCCCCGGGGTCGGCTGTGCCAGACTAATGAAGGTACAGATGCTAGTACTGCCCCACCTGTGAGTCTTGCATCCCAAGACCTGTCACTCCAGCTGTCTTTAGGATTAGCTGGGCCCCCAGGCCACTCCCTGGGGAAGGAAGAACGGGAAGAGTTGGCTGAAGCAGTCCTACAGGCTCTGGTGAGCAGAGGAGGCACTGGCAG GTGCTATTTCCACAGCCCCTCACTTACCTCTGGTCTGGTGTTCAGCGTGCATATGTGGCAGTCCCCTGGTTGCCAGGGGCCTTCGGTTGGTATGCTGCACAGGGCCCTGACCCTGACTCTCCAGAAGCAGCCTCTAGAAGTTTATTATGGAGGAGCCACCTTTACCACAGAGTACAGCAA GTTGCTGGTTCCCTTGCGCCATAATCCCTCCATGACCTGTCTAAGTCTGACCCTGGGACTCTGCCTAGCACTGCTTATCCTAGTGGGTGCACTGGGAACCGTGGCCTATCAGAAACGAGCTACTCTTCAGGTGGGACCATCTACCCCTCACCATTCATCAGAGCTCCAAGGCACAAGGGGCCCAGCTGGAGGAATAAGGGAGGTGTGA